The following coding sequences lie in one Desulfitibacter alkalitolerans DSM 16504 genomic window:
- a CDS encoding YbjQ family protein: MILTTTSEVPGKEASEILGIVRGSTIRAKHIGKDIAAVLKQIVGGELKGYTEMLNEARTAAENIMIREASDLGADAVINVRFATSNIMQGAAEILVYGTAVKLRNIN; this comes from the coding sequence ATGATTTTGACCACTACTAGTGAAGTTCCAGGAAAGGAGGCAAGTGAGATTTTAGGAATTGTTAGGGGCAGCACAATAAGAGCAAAGCACATTGGAAAAGATATTGCCGCGGTTTTGAAGCAAATAGTTGGTGGAGAATTAAAGGGATACACTGAAATGCTTAATGAGGCCAGGACAGCCGCAGAAAACATAATGATTAGGGAGGCTAGTGATTTAGGTGCTGATGCTGTGATTAATGTTAGATTTGCTACTTCTAATATAATGCAGGGAGCAGCTGAGATACTAGTTTATGGGACTGCAGTAAAGCTAAGAAACATCAATTAA
- the larA gene encoding nickel-dependent lactate racemase, with protein sequence MILLPYDKGFLELPLPESEKVHLLNPPSSGFKPEGTQEEIVEKALSEPINSEALSKLAENKENIVIITSDHTRPVPSHITMPLILSEIRKVNENAKITLLISTGMHRPMSDEEISLRFGEEVLRQVSVVNHLAEKDEDMVFLGILPSGGELWINRLAMKADLLLAEGFIEPHFFAGYSGGRKSVLPGIASHKTVLFNHNSDFINSPHARTGILKNNPIHKDMVWAVEQSKLAFIVNVIINSKKEIIHCVAGHPIKAHEQGCEFVEKLTAVEPIPADIIVSTNGGYPLDQNVYQAVKGMTAAEATAKSGAIIIMVAGCREGLGGDKFYHQMADASSPKETMEKIMETPNSETEPDQWQSQILARVLLKHKVILVTDPSLAQYVRNMHMEFAPTLEAAFEMAIAEKGRDAVVTVIPDGVGITIKPCE encoded by the coding sequence ATGATACTTCTTCCATATGATAAAGGTTTTTTGGAATTACCCCTGCCTGAGAGTGAGAAAGTACACCTGCTGAATCCTCCTTCAAGTGGGTTTAAACCAGAGGGAACACAGGAAGAAATAGTGGAAAAAGCTTTATCTGAGCCAATAAACTCAGAAGCCTTGAGCAAACTTGCTGAAAATAAAGAAAACATAGTTATAATCACTAGCGACCATACCAGGCCTGTCCCAAGTCATATAACCATGCCGCTGATTTTATCTGAGATAAGAAAAGTCAATGAAAATGCTAAAATTACTTTATTAATATCAACCGGAATGCACAGGCCCATGAGTGACGAGGAGATTTCCCTTAGATTTGGTGAAGAGGTTTTAAGGCAGGTATCTGTAGTAAACCACCTGGCAGAAAAGGACGAAGACATGGTTTTCCTTGGCATATTACCATCAGGTGGTGAGTTGTGGATTAACAGGCTTGCCATGAAAGCTGATTTGTTATTAGCCGAAGGATTCATTGAGCCTCACTTTTTTGCTGGGTATTCAGGGGGAAGAAAAAGTGTTCTGCCAGGTATTGCTTCACATAAAACTGTACTTTTTAACCATAATTCCGACTTTATAAATAGTCCCCATGCTAGAACAGGTATTTTAAAAAATAATCCGATACATAAAGACATGGTATGGGCTGTGGAGCAGTCTAAGTTAGCTTTTATAGTAAATGTCATAATCAATTCAAAAAAGGAAATTATTCATTGTGTAGCTGGACATCCAATAAAAGCCCATGAACAAGGCTGTGAATTTGTAGAAAAGCTAACTGCTGTCGAACCAATCCCCGCGGATATAATTGTTAGTACAAATGGTGGTTATCCATTGGATCAAAATGTGTACCAGGCAGTTAAGGGTATGACTGCTGCAGAAGCTACTGCTAAGTCTGGAGCAATTATCATTATGGTGGCAGGCTGTAGGGAAGGCTTAGGAGGGGATAAATTTTATCATCAAATGGCTGATGCTTCTTCTCCTAAAGAAACCATGGAAAAAATTATGGAAACACCTAACAGTGAAACAGAGCCCGATCAGTGGCAGTCACAAATACTTGCAAGGGTGCTTTTAAAGCATAAGGTAATATTGGTAACTGATCCATCACTTGCCCAGTATGTAAGGAACATGCATATGGAATTTGCACCTACTTTAGAAGCGGCATTTGAAATGGCTATAGCAGAAAAGGGAAGGGATGCAGTAGTCACTGTGATACCTGATGGCGTTGGAATAACAATAAAACCCTGTGAATAA
- a CDS encoding DUF2179 domain-containing protein, protein MILLIIFLIQITYVTLFTLRTIFVVRGKTQVAAVISVIEVFIYISGLSIVLSNLDNMFNLIVYCASYGFGIILGSYIEHKMALGFTQIQVITTNLSEGLPNILREQGFGVTSWVAEGRDGQRLVLNILAKRKCCDRLEETVKYFDPEAFIIAFEPTRFSGGFLAKKVTHVCSKIIDKHGKRESVEKVQQ, encoded by the coding sequence ATGATTTTATTAATTATATTTTTAATCCAGATTACCTATGTGACATTATTTACTTTAAGAACCATATTTGTTGTAAGGGGTAAAACCCAGGTAGCGGCAGTAATAAGTGTTATCGAAGTTTTTATTTATATATCTGGGCTGTCAATTGTATTATCTAATCTAGATAATATGTTTAATTTAATAGTTTATTGTGCTAGCTATGGTTTTGGTATTATACTTGGAAGTTATATTGAACATAAAATGGCTCTAGGATTTACCCAAATTCAAGTTATAACTACTAACCTGTCAGAAGGCCTGCCAAATATATTAAGGGAACAGGGTTTTGGCGTTACCAGTTGGGTGGCAGAAGGTAGAGATGGTCAAAGATTAGTTTTAAATATATTGGCTAAAAGAAAATGCTGTGACAGACTTGAAGAAACTGTTAAGTATTTTGACCCGGAAGCTTTCATTATAGCCTTTGAACCTACCAGATTTTCAGGTGGATTTTTAGCCAAAAAGGTGACACATGTGTGCAGCAAGATTATTGATAAACATGGTAAACGGGAGTCAGTTGAAAAAGTGCAGCAATAA
- a CDS encoding RNA polymerase sigma factor — translation MNLSDQELILLVLAGDNNAYDELVIRYEKQIYTFICKMGCNPEDAKGVTQGVFFKAYNALPNFKNQCKFSTWLYAIASNRCKNWLRKSNKTVLLYETDIRDGKSNTPEEMYLKKENLAAVKKAFNMLPEKYRDVLQLYYHNNMSYVEIAQTLGLRARTVETRLYRGRQMVKSYLMQNDNEVLF, via the coding sequence GTGAATTTAAGTGATCAGGAACTAATCTTGCTTGTGTTAGCTGGAGATAATAATGCATATGATGAACTTGTAATAAGGTACGAAAAACAAATATATACATTTATTTGCAAAATGGGCTGTAATCCAGAGGATGCCAAGGGAGTAACACAGGGAGTATTTTTTAAAGCATATAACGCCCTTCCTAATTTTAAGAACCAGTGCAAATTTAGTACATGGCTGTATGCTATAGCCAGTAATAGGTGTAAAAACTGGCTGCGCAAATCTAATAAGACTGTATTACTATATGAAACCGATATTAGAGATGGTAAAAGCAACACGCCTGAGGAAATGTATCTAAAAAAAGAAAATTTAGCTGCTGTAAAGAAAGCATTTAACATGCTGCCGGAAAAATATAGAGATGTTTTACAGCTCTATTACCATAACAACATGTCTTATGTAGAAATAGCCCAGACCCTGGGACTGAGGGCTAGAACAGTAGAAACCAGGTTATACAGGGGTAGACAGATGGTAAAAAGCTATTTAATGCAAAATGATAACGAAGTACTTTTCTAA
- a CDS encoding ornithine cyclodeaminase family protein, with the protein MKKSIDLLFITGNDIEKLNLTNKEIMDAVEASLLAQGNGQVVIEPREHLIPNPEFNGHFNILRGYIEPINMAGVKVVGDYVYNYKQGLPSELALLNLYDPRTGVPIAIVDATELTSMRTGALTAIGAKYLANKNSRVLGHLGSRGTAWWNVVLLDEIFDFEEIRVNSRRPESRNEFAAKLSDYLGKPVKAVETSEECLRGADIMVEATRLIEPEVLLKTEWVKPGTFVVPYGTISAVEFDLTDVMDKLVVDDWGQCKGGKFGSLRRHVDAGKLSLETLHGELGEIVAGKKAGRESDEERILFWHRGLSLNDIALGHLIYEKAKKLGLGTVINYH; encoded by the coding sequence TTGAAAAAGTCAATTGATTTATTATTTATAACTGGAAATGACATAGAGAAGTTAAATTTGACTAATAAAGAAATAATGGATGCAGTAGAAGCCAGTTTACTTGCCCAGGGAAATGGTCAAGTTGTCATTGAACCAAGAGAACATCTTATCCCCAATCCCGAGTTTAATGGACATTTTAATATATTAAGAGGTTATATAGAGCCTATTAATATGGCTGGAGTAAAAGTTGTTGGAGATTATGTTTACAACTATAAACAAGGCTTACCCTCAGAACTGGCCTTATTAAACCTATATGATCCTAGAACAGGTGTACCAATAGCAATAGTAGATGCCACAGAACTCACCTCAATGAGAACAGGGGCCCTAACAGCTATTGGAGCAAAATACCTGGCCAATAAAAATAGCAGGGTGCTGGGGCACCTGGGTTCAAGGGGTACAGCTTGGTGGAATGTAGTTCTATTAGATGAAATATTTGATTTTGAGGAAATAAGAGTTAACAGCAGGAGACCTGAATCAAGAAATGAATTTGCAGCTAAACTAAGTGATTATTTAGGAAAACCTGTTAAAGCCGTAGAAACAAGTGAGGAGTGTCTAAGGGGAGCGGATATAATGGTTGAGGCCACCAGGTTAATAGAACCTGAGGTGCTGTTAAAAACAGAGTGGGTAAAGCCTGGAACATTTGTTGTTCCTTATGGAACAATTAGTGCAGTTGAGTTTGATTTGACAGATGTTATGGATAAGCTAGTTGTGGATGATTGGGGACAGTGCAAAGGTGGTAAATTTGGAAGCTTAAGAAGGCATGTTGATGCAGGAAAGCTTTCTTTAGAAACCCTGCATGGAGAACTTGGTGAAATTGTAGCTGGTAAAAAGGCTGGTCGTGAAAGTGATGAGGAAAGAATCCTATTTTGGCATCGTGGCCTATCTTTAAATGATATAGCATTGGGACATTTAATTTATGAAAAGGCAAAAAAACTAGGCTTGGGTACAGTTATTAATTATCACTAA
- a CDS encoding ABC transporter permease, whose product MDPIGYFLNNTERIATYAQVHFHVVLIVVAISLVLWIPVGIIITRNERLAQISLSIANLFMCIPSLALFSIFVTIPFLGLGIKSAATALVMYAMLPLLRNVYKGVKSVDKSVLEAGKGMGMSSWRIFWEIELPLALPVIFAGIRITVVLTTGMTTVATFIGVQSLGRLIQHGITRSNYDMILVGAIIVAVISLALDFILGKIEKRLISPGLRVNS is encoded by the coding sequence ATGGACCCAATTGGGTATTTTTTGAATAATACTGAACGTATAGCTACCTATGCCCAAGTTCATTTCCATGTAGTACTTATCGTTGTTGCTATATCGTTAGTATTATGGATTCCCGTTGGCATTATTATCACCAGGAATGAACGTTTAGCACAGATATCTTTAAGCATAGCAAATTTATTTATGTGTATTCCAAGTCTGGCATTATTTAGTATATTTGTAACAATACCATTCCTGGGGTTGGGCATCAAATCGGCAGCCACAGCACTTGTGATGTATGCTATGCTGCCTTTACTAAGGAATGTATATAAAGGTGTTAAGTCCGTTGACAAGTCAGTTTTGGAAGCTGGAAAGGGTATGGGAATGTCTTCCTGGAGAATTTTTTGGGAAATAGAATTACCCCTGGCCTTACCTGTAATATTTGCTGGTATTAGAATAACAGTTGTTCTCACAACTGGCATGACTACTGTTGCAACGTTCATTGGAGTACAGAGCTTGGGAAGACTTATTCAGCATGGAATTACAAGGTCCAATTATGACATGATTCTTGTAGGAGCAATAATAGTGGCTGTTATATCATTAGCCCTAGATTTTATTTTAGGTAAGATTGAGAAAAGACTTATTTCTCCTGGCTTAAGGGTTAATAGTTAG
- a CDS encoding betaine/proline/choline family ABC transporter ATP-binding protein (Members of the family are the ATP-binding subunit of ABC transporters for substrates such as betaine, L-proline or other amino acids, choline, carnitine, etc. The substrate specificity is best determined from the substrate-binding subunit, rather than this subunit, as it interacts with the permease subunit and not with substrate directly.) — protein sequence MIRLEKLTKKYPGQKIPAVNGIDLHVKAGEICVFVGPSGCGKSTTLRLINRLIEPTSGSIYIDGKNAMEKNPDELRQNIGYVIQQIGLLPHKTIKDNVAIVPKLLKWPKDKITKRVDELLILVGLDPEVVRDKYPYQLSGGMMQRVGVARAMAVNPPIMLMDEPFGAVDPLVRSYLQDEFLKIQQDIKKTICFVTHSINEAIKMGDKIAIMNEGQIVQYGTPEEILSSPANDFVAEFVGADRGVKMLGLSKCSHLMESVECTVKEIDAAIIRNRLEKHMVCFVVDRENKPVGFITAEELKDLGNRTIEEVIKGHSAFVQVYEPLNNALAAMLEKDTDVVGILDGEKLIGMLTWRELKKHVSKIGG from the coding sequence TTGATTAGATTAGAGAAGTTAACAAAAAAATATCCGGGCCAGAAAATACCTGCAGTTAATGGCATTGATTTGCATGTTAAGGCTGGAGAAATTTGCGTTTTTGTAGGACCATCTGGTTGTGGTAAAAGTACTACATTAAGGTTAATTAATAGGTTAATAGAGCCAACATCTGGAAGTATTTATATAGATGGGAAAAATGCCATGGAGAAAAATCCAGATGAACTTAGACAAAATATTGGTTATGTAATTCAACAGATTGGATTACTGCCTCATAAAACCATTAAAGACAACGTTGCAATTGTACCCAAGCTTCTAAAATGGCCTAAAGACAAAATTACAAAAAGGGTTGATGAACTCCTTATCCTGGTTGGACTTGACCCTGAGGTAGTACGTGATAAGTATCCGTATCAGCTTAGTGGAGGTATGATGCAAAGAGTTGGAGTAGCAAGAGCCATGGCGGTTAATCCTCCAATAATGCTAATGGATGAACCCTTTGGTGCCGTTGATCCCCTTGTAAGGTCATATTTGCAGGATGAGTTTTTAAAGATACAGCAGGATATTAAGAAAACTATTTGCTTTGTTACCCATAGTATTAATGAAGCTATAAAAATGGGTGATAAAATTGCAATTATGAATGAAGGACAAATTGTTCAATATGGTACCCCTGAAGAAATTTTATCTTCTCCAGCTAATGACTTTGTGGCAGAATTTGTTGGTGCAGATAGAGGGGTTAAAATGCTTGGCCTAAGCAAATGCAGTCATCTAATGGAGTCAGTTGAATGTACGGTAAAAGAAATTGATGCTGCTATTATTAGGAACAGATTGGAAAAGCATATGGTTTGCTTTGTTGTTGACAGAGAGAACAAGCCAGTTGGTTTTATTACTGCAGAAGAATTGAAGGATTTGGGAAACCGTACTATTGAAGAAGTAATAAAAGGTCACTCTGCATTTGTTCAGGTTTATGAACCTCTAAACAACGCATTGGCTGCCATGTTAGAAAAAGATACTGATGTTGTTGGAATTCTTGATGGTGAAAAGCTTATTGGTATGTTAACCTGGCGTGAGCTTAAAAAACACGTAAGTAAGATTGGAGGTTGA
- a CDS encoding ABC transporter permease — MNKDRLLVALFERAPQHIVEHLILVGIVLVVATAIALPIGIFLTRPMSRRFSDPVMAVLNAGQTIPPLAVIALFLPVLGLGFKSALYALVIYGLLPIARNTIAGLAGVSPDVKEAARGMGMSATKVFFQVELPLALPVILAGIRTSTVITVSTATLAGLIGAGGLGRLIIAGLNMNWPEFTIVGAGLGALMAILIDRFMNIIEHRFGPPGPVVDVD; from the coding sequence ATGAATAAAGATCGCCTATTGGTGGCTTTATTTGAAAGAGCTCCTCAACACATTGTGGAACACCTTATTTTAGTAGGTATAGTACTTGTAGTAGCAACTGCCATTGCTTTACCAATTGGCATATTTTTAACACGGCCAATGAGCCGGAGGTTTTCAGACCCAGTTATGGCAGTTTTAAATGCCGGGCAAACTATACCTCCACTTGCAGTTATAGCATTATTTTTACCAGTTTTAGGATTAGGTTTTAAATCAGCATTATATGCCCTGGTCATTTATGGCCTGCTGCCAATAGCACGAAATACTATAGCAGGGTTAGCAGGGGTTAGCCCTGATGTTAAAGAGGCTGCTAGAGGAATGGGTATGAGTGCAACAAAGGTTTTTTTTCAGGTTGAGCTTCCTTTGGCTCTTCCAGTAATACTTGCAGGCATAAGAACATCCACAGTAATTACTGTAAGTACTGCCACCTTGGCAGGCTTAATAGGTGCAGGAGGGCTTGGCAGGTTAATAATTGCAGGTCTAAACATGAACTGGCCCGAATTTACAATAGTTGGTGCAGGTCTTGGAGCCCTGATGGCAATATTAATAGACCGATTTATGAACATAATTGAGCATAGATTTGGACCTCCTGGGCCGGTAGTTGATGTGGATTAA
- a CDS encoding glycine betaine ABC transporter substrate-binding protein — translation MRITKSIIVTVLLILALVVTGCGGGKGGDAEGPSITVASKTFTESIILGEMLVALLENHGYPVVNEVGLGETAILRPAIETGEIDVYYEYTGTVLMRQMQHEPVFESEKAYQLVKEWDLETNNVVWLDYAPGNNTYVFMARPGFSDEFGITTTSQFVEYIENNPDKKFKFAMRDEWYEREDGLPKFAETYGFDVNKVEVMFVAMGLTEDALRQKQADLGVGFATDGRIPAFGLNVLEDDKNCFPVYNPAPTIRKEIIDAYPEIPGILNQLSALLTNEALMELNMLVDLEGLDAAKVARDFLQDNGLIK, via the coding sequence ATGAGGATAACAAAAAGTATTATAGTAACTGTTTTACTAATCCTAGCACTCGTAGTTACAGGGTGTGGTGGCGGCAAAGGTGGAGATGCTGAGGGACCTTCCATTACTGTAGCATCCAAAACCTTTACTGAGAGTATAATTTTAGGAGAAATGTTAGTTGCTTTGCTTGAAAACCATGGGTATCCTGTAGTAAATGAGGTGGGACTTGGAGAAACTGCTATTCTAAGACCAGCTATTGAAACAGGTGAAATTGACGTATACTATGAGTATACTGGCACTGTTTTAATGAGACAAATGCAGCACGAACCAGTATTTGAATCAGAGAAGGCTTATCAGTTAGTTAAAGAGTGGGACTTAGAAACAAACAATGTAGTATGGCTTGACTACGCTCCAGGCAATAACACCTATGTATTTATGGCTAGACCTGGTTTTTCGGATGAATTTGGAATTACAACAACATCCCAGTTTGTAGAATACATTGAAAACAACCCAGATAAGAAGTTTAAATTTGCCATGCGTGATGAGTGGTATGAAAGGGAAGACGGTCTGCCAAAGTTTGCTGAAACTTATGGTTTTGATGTAAATAAAGTTGAAGTAATGTTTGTAGCAATGGGACTAACTGAAGATGCTTTAAGACAAAAGCAAGCTGATTTGGGTGTGGGTTTTGCAACTGACGGCAGGATCCCTGCTTTTGGATTAAATGTTTTAGAAGATGATAAAAATTGTTTCCCAGTATACAATCCTGCACCAACCATTCGCAAGGAAATAATTGATGCTTATCCTGAAATACCTGGAATTTTAAACCAGCTGTCTGCACTTTTGACAAATGAAGCTTTAATGGAGCTTAACATGTTAGTAGATCTTGAAGGATTAGATGCTGCAAAGGTTGCCAGGGATTTCTTACAGGACAATGGCTTAATTAAGTAA
- a CDS encoding divergent PAP2 family protein, with amino-acid sequence MLINYELLSALTAIILAQVLKVILDYFLDGKINLGILISTGGMPSSHTALTAALTTAMGISHGFESPYFTISLVLTLIVAHDAAGVRWQAGKHASEINKIREDLHRLLQSISDNEPPLKHRKELKELLGHKPLEVILGGVMGIIIAVFISLLA; translated from the coding sequence ATGCTAATAAATTACGAGTTATTAAGTGCTCTTACTGCCATTATTTTAGCACAAGTTTTAAAAGTTATTTTGGATTATTTTTTAGATGGAAAAATAAATCTAGGAATTCTAATTAGTACCGGAGGAATGCCTAGCTCTCATACGGCTTTGACTGCTGCTTTGACTACAGCCATGGGAATATCCCATGGTTTTGAAAGCCCGTATTTTACCATATCACTAGTATTGACCCTTATTGTTGCACATGATGCGGCAGGAGTACGCTGGCAGGCTGGCAAACATGCATCAGAAATAAATAAAATTAGAGAGGATTTACATAGACTATTACAGTCTATATCAGATAATGAGCCTCCCTTAAAGCATAGGAAGGAATTGAAAGAACTATTGGGACACAAGCCATTGGAAGTTATTTTAGGGGGAGTTATGGGGATAATAATTGCAGTTTTTATAAGCTTGTTGGCTTAA
- a CDS encoding diguanylate cyclase: MEYKSGATILIVDDDKLNRIFLTKLLEKEGYHVVQAHDGYEGFKAAYDLKPDLMLLDVIMPKTDGFNVCKALKREPNTKDIPVIFVTSRADKSDIVSGFQAGAVDFVTKPVFMPELLARVRAHLSIKFYADQLRQKNEELEELNHLLKHLSKKDALMEIWNRGAFDIELEKLHNLSIRYERVYSLIFADIDYFKPYNDYYGHQAGDEVLKEVGRIFRSACRATDFIARYGGEEIVVILPETNADQSVKLGNRIMEMLCEKNILHEKSPLSNRVTLTMGISELDLNNIVSYQEIVKMADIALYEGKNNGRNTIVIYNNKIVFKKQGAG; encoded by the coding sequence TTGGAATATAAATCTGGAGCTACAATTCTGATAGTTGATGATGATAAACTTAATAGAATATTCCTAACTAAACTGCTCGAAAAAGAGGGTTATCATGTTGTTCAGGCCCACGATGGTTATGAGGGTTTTAAGGCAGCATATGATTTAAAGCCTGATTTAATGCTGCTTGACGTAATTATGCCAAAAACCGATGGCTTTAATGTCTGTAAAGCTCTTAAAAGGGAGCCGAATACTAAGGATATTCCTGTAATTTTTGTTACTTCTAGAGCAGATAAATCTGACATAGTTTCAGGTTTCCAGGCAGGTGCAGTTGACTTTGTTACAAAACCTGTATTTATGCCAGAATTGTTGGCAAGGGTACGTGCCCATCTTAGTATTAAATTTTATGCAGACCAACTGAGACAAAAGAATGAGGAGCTAGAAGAGCTAAACCATTTACTTAAACATCTGTCAAAAAAAGACGCACTTATGGAAATATGGAATCGTGGTGCTTTTGATATTGAATTGGAAAAATTACATAACCTATCAATAAGATACGAAAGGGTGTATTCTTTAATTTTTGCTGATATTGATTATTTTAAACCATACAATGATTATTATGGACATCAAGCTGGTGACGAGGTTTTAAAAGAGGTTGGGAGGATTTTTAGATCTGCATGTAGAGCTACTGATTTTATAGCTAGATATGGTGGAGAGGAAATAGTTGTTATTTTGCCTGAGACTAACGCGGATCAATCTGTTAAATTGGGTAATAGGATCATGGAGATGCTATGTGAGAAGAACATTTTGCACGAAAAAAGCCCGTTATCTAATAGGGTAACACTTACAATGGGCATTAGTGAACTTGATTTAAATAACATAGTATCATATCAAGAAATAGTTAAAATGGCTGATATTGCCCTGTATGAAGGTAAAAATAACGGGCGAAATACCATAGTAATTTATAATAATAAAATAGTATTTAAAAAACAGGGTGCTGGATAA
- the hflX gene encoding GTPase HflX has product MINLLEGGDFITEGKSEKAVLVGIEIPGNHLMNTEASLEELAELAKTAGADVLDKLIQKRTRPDSAYYMGKGFAEELGLRVQGLKANLIIVDEELSGTQIRNLEETTGVRVIDRTTLILDIFAQRAKSREGKLQVELAQLNYRLPRLTGLGLQLSRLAGGIGTRGPGETKLETDRRHLKNRINDIKKQIARVSQQRRIKSQSRNPNTPFIVLIGYTNAGKSSIRYRLLREVPAVGQNISNEDQGTDKLFATLDPTIRGIRLNNGREILIGDTVGFIQKIPHQLVTAFKTTLDEVLDADLLLHVVDISNPFVKEQQEAVYKVLEEIGAVKIKRITIYNKIDLVDLKVLPKPPDQSPYLAFSAKTGQGLNDLLDLIEKELPEKKVIIKILLPFSQGKIVSDIHNNCSIIETRYTPEGIYFKLEVPFYFYPAIKKFLAKESIIQNFPE; this is encoded by the coding sequence ATGATTAATCTACTGGAAGGGGGTGATTTTATTACTGAGGGTAAGTCTGAAAAAGCAGTACTTGTAGGCATTGAAATACCTGGCAACCATCTAATGAATACTGAAGCATCATTAGAGGAATTGGCTGAGCTTGCTAAAACTGCAGGAGCTGATGTTTTAGATAAATTAATTCAAAAAAGAACCAGACCTGATAGTGCCTACTATATGGGTAAAGGCTTTGCTGAAGAGCTTGGCCTAAGGGTACAAGGATTGAAAGCGAATTTAATAATAGTAGATGAAGAACTGTCTGGTACTCAAATTAGAAATCTCGAAGAAACAACCGGAGTTAGAGTCATTGATAGAACTACACTTATTCTTGATATCTTTGCCCAGAGAGCAAAGAGCAGGGAAGGAAAACTACAGGTAGAGCTTGCCCAGCTTAATTATCGTCTTCCAAGGTTAACCGGGCTTGGCCTTCAATTATCCAGGTTAGCAGGTGGTATAGGAACCAGGGGCCCCGGGGAAACAAAGCTTGAGACTGATCGAAGGCATTTAAAAAATCGAATTAATGATATAAAGAAGCAAATAGCTCGAGTCTCCCAGCAGAGAAGGATAAAAAGCCAGAGCAGAAATCCTAATACACCCTTTATAGTCTTAATTGGCTATACAAATGCAGGTAAATCCTCCATAAGGTATAGACTTCTAAGAGAGGTTCCGGCAGTTGGCCAAAATATCTCTAATGAAGACCAGGGTACAGATAAGCTCTTTGCAACATTAGACCCTACCATACGAGGTATCAGACTTAATAATGGACGTGAGATATTAATTGGAGATACTGTGGGTTTTATTCAAAAGATCCCCCATCAGCTGGTTACTGCATTTAAAACCACTTTAGATGAAGTTTTAGATGCAGATTTGTTACTCCATGTAGTAGATATAAGCAACCCCTTTGTCAAAGAGCAGCAAGAAGCAGTATATAAGGTCCTTGAAGAAATTGGTGCGGTAAAAATCAAAAGAATTACAATATATAATAAAATTGACCTGGTAGATCTTAAAGTGCTGCCTAAACCCCCGGACCAATCTCCCTACTTAGCCTTTTCAGCTAAAACTGGACAGGGATTAAATGATTTATTAGATTTAATAGAAAAAGAACTTCCAGAAAAAAAGGTTATCATAAAAATACTTTTACCTTTTTCCCAGGGTAAGATAGTTTCTGACATACATAATAATTGCAGCATTATTGAAACCAGGTATACTCCTGAAGGAATCTATTTCAAGCTGGAAGTTCCCTTTTATTTTTATCCAGCAATAAAAAAATTCCTTGCGAAGGAATCTATAATCCAAAATTTCCCAGAATAA